One Peromyscus leucopus breed LL Stock chromosome 4, UCI_PerLeu_2.1, whole genome shotgun sequence genomic region harbors:
- the Ccm2l gene encoding cerebral cavernous malformations 2 protein-like isoform X2, translated as MEYEAKKGKKGFVSPIRRLVFPKAARQAAFRNHVSRRPLHSMPLYPPDYLIDPHILLCDYLEKEVKFLGHLTWVTSSLNPSSRDELLQLLDTARQLKELPLKTTPEQDSILSLSARCLLLTWRDNEELILRIPTHEIAAASYLQDDALHLLVLKTGLGVDPVPAGVDASPGGTGRDPGPPGAAPEKRRVGTAERRHTICSLDWRMAWGGGAGAEARAAGGGGSLERQRAGARASGSWERRQTFSGSWERRHAGGGGAGKPGGSWERRQAGGGVGGSWERRHPGPNPLDPQNPSPDAYCNLVILAVANRDAAEESCALICQVFQIIYGDQSIECVDRAGYHYRSTPRRPWLSSCTMAPRTHLKHVTVAHPPHLSTAPTAAVLTTAAGPSSSCRITWSRCGVSWVPLRSSSLQYCYETIAWGCLSRTSVQACRNSMGTGASSFSLGCGPLFRTRTLATSRASWRVWASVRVASSPTASAASSAA; from the exons ATGGAATATGAAgccaagaaagggaagaag GGCTTTGTGTCTCCCATCCGAAGGCTGGTGTTCCCGAAGGCTGCACGCCAGGCTGCCTTCAGGAACCACGTCAGTCGCAGGCCCCTGCACTCTATGCCTCTGTATCCTCCTGACTACCTCATCGACCCCCACATCCTGCTGTGTGACTACCTGGAGAAGGAGGTCAAG TTCCTGGGCCACCTCACCTGGGTGACTTCCTCACTGAACCCCTCCAGCCGAGACgagctcctgcagctgctggaCACTGCCAGG CAGCTGAAGGAGCTGCCTCTGAAGACCACGCCGGAGCAGGACAGCATCCTGAGCCTGTCGGCACGCTGCCTGCTGCTCACTTGGCGGGACAACGAGGAGCTCATCCTGCGCATCCCCACGCACGAGATCGCCGCTGCCTCCTACCTGCAGGACGACGCGCTGCATCTGCTAGTGCTTAAGACTG GTCTGGGCGTGGACCCGGTGCCGGCGGGCGTAGACGCCAGCCCCGGAGGTACGGGGCGAGATCCGGGCCCTCCTGGCGCCGCACCCGAAAAGCGGCGGGTGGGCACCGCCGAGCGACGCCACACCATCTGCAGCCTGGACTGGCGCATGGCGTGGGGCGGGGGTGCGGGCGCCGAGGcccgggcggcgggcggcggcggcagcctgGAGCGGCAGCGCGCGGGAGCTCGGGCGTCGGGCAGCTGGGAGCGGCGACAGACGTTCAGCGGCAGCTGGGAGCGGCGGcacgcgggcggcggcggcgcgggcaAGCCGGGCGGCAGCTGGGAGCGGCGGCAGGCGGGTGGCGGCGTCGGCGGCAGCTGGGAGCGACGCCACCCCGGCCCCAACCcgctggatccccagaaccccagCCCCGACGCCTACTGCAACCTGGTCATCCTAGCTGTGGCCAACAGG GATGCTGCTGAGGAGTCCTGCGCACTCATCTGTCAAGTCTTCCAGATCATCTATGGGGACCAGAGCATCGAGtgtgtagaccgggctggctaCCATTACAGATCCACGCCAAGGCGGCCCTGGCTCTCCAGCTGCA CAATGGCTCCCAGGACACATTTGAAGCATGTTACAGTGGCGCATCCACCCCATCTTTCCACGGCTCCCACTGCAGCAGTATTGACCACAGCAGCTGGGCCTTCGAGCAGCTGCAGGATTACATGGTCACG CTGCGGAGTAAGCTGGGTCCCCCTGAGATCCAGCAGTTTGCAATACTGTTACGAGACTATCGCCTGGGGCTGCCTATCCAGGACTTCTGTGCAGGCCTGCAGAAACTCTATGGGGACCGGCGCAAGTTCCTTCTCATTG